Genomic window (Stenotrophomonas maltophilia):
CTCGGCGATCGGGGTGGCACGGATGCCAACGCAGGGGTCGTGACGACCGGTGGTGACCACCTCGACCACGTTGCCGGCGGTATCCAGCGACGGGCCCGGCAGGCGCAGGCTGGAGGTCGGCTTCAGGGCGATCGAGGCGACCACCGGCTGGCCGGTGGAAATGCCACCGAGGATGCCGCCGGCGTGGTTGCTGGCGAAGCCCTGCGGGGTCAGCAGGTCGCGGTGTTCGGTGCCCTTCTGCGCGGCGCTGGCGAAACCGTCGCCGATTTCCACGCCCTTCACCGCGTTGATGCTCATCAGCGCGGCAGCGAGTTCGCCATCAAGCTTGCCGTAGATCGGCTCGCCCCAGCCCGGCGGCACGTTGTCGGCGACCACGTCCACGCGCGCACCGACCGAATCTCCGGACTTGCGCAGCGCATCCATGTATGCCTCCAGCTCGGGCACCTGTGCCGCGTGCGGCCAGAAGAACGGATTGCCTTCCACCGCCGACCAGTCGAAACCGGCCGGGGTGATGTCGCCCAGCTGCGACAGGTAGCCACGCACGGTGACGCCGAAGCGCTCGGCAAGCCACTTCTTGGCGACCACGCCGGCGGCCACGCGCATGGTGGTCTCGCGCGCCGAGGAACGGCCACCGCCGCGCGGGTCGCGGATGCCGTACTTGTGCCAGTAGCTGTAGTCGGCATGGCCCGGGCGGAACTGCTGGCCGATGTTGGCGTAGTCCTTGCTGCGCTGGTCGGTGTTGCGGATCAGCAGCGCGATCGGGGTGCCGGTGGTCAGGCCCTCGTACACGCCGGACAGGATCTCGACCTCATCGGCCTCGCGCCGTGCCGAGGTGTGCCGGCTCTTGCCGGTGGCGCGGCGCTGCAGGTCATGGGCGAATTCGGCCGCGTCCAGCGCCAGCCCCGGCGGGCAGCCATCGATCACGCAGCCGATGGCCGGCCCGTGCGACTCGCCGAACGTGGTGACGGTGAACAGCTTGCCGAACGAATTGGAGCTCACGGGCGCTGCGCCGCCAGTTCGGTGATGCGTGCGCTGTGGGCAATCAGCTCGCGGCATTCAACCGCGAAGATGCCCATCTGGCCGACCTTGAATTCGATCCAGGCGAAATCGACTTCCGGCAGCAGCTTGACCAGATGCTGTTCGGACTCGCCCACTTCACAGATCAGCAGGCCGTCTTCGCTCAGGTGCAGCGGCGCGTCGCGCAGGATCTTCAGCACCAGGTCCAGGCCATCGTCACCGGCACGCAGGCCCATTTCCGGCTCGTAGGAGTATTCCTTCGGCAGCGCATCGGTCTCGTCGTTGGTGACGTACGGCGGATTGGTGACGATCAGGTCGTAGTGGCGGCCGGACAGGCCATTGAACAGGTCCGACTTGATCAGGTTGACGTTGTACGCCTGCAGGCGCTCCCGGTTTTCTTCAGCCAGCGACAGCGCGTCGTCGCTCAGGTCGACGCCGTCCACCTGCCAGTTCGGGTAGTAGTGGCCCATGGCGATGGCGATGCAGCCCGAACCGGTGCACAGGTCCAGCGCACGGTACACGTCGCGGCCGGCCAGCCAGGGCTCGAAGCCGCACTCGATCAGTTCGGCGATCGGCGAGCGCGGCACCAGGGCGCGCTTGTCGCTCTTGAAGCTCAGGCCGGCAAACCAGGCCTCACCCGTCAGGTAGGCGGCCGGGATGCGTTCGTCGATGCGGCGCTGGAACAGCTCCAGCACGCGCAGCTTCTCGGCCTGCAGCAGGCGCGCCTGGCCGTAGGCCGGGCCGAGGTCGTGCGGCAGGTGCAGGCTGTGCAGCACCAGCTGGGTGGCCTCGTCCAGCGCGTTGTCGTAGCTGTGCCCGAAGGTCAGCCCGGCTTCGTTGAAACGGCTGGTGCCGTAGCGGATCAGATCGATGATCGTGTGGAGTTCGGCGGCCGTTTCAGCGGTCATGGCGGTACTGCGGGCAAAGTGGCCCCCGATTATAGGGGCTGGCGCCCGCGGCGGCATCCGTTGCGGCGGAAACGATCGGGCCACAGCCGGTATGATGGAGCCCATTTCGCGCGGGAGCCCCCATGTTCAATCGCAACGCCGGCATCATCCTGCTGATCGCCCTGGCGGCGGGGCTCGGCCTGCTGGCCGCCCAGCAGGTGTTCGCGCCGAAGCCGCCGGCCAACGCCCCGGCCACCGAAGCGATCACCCTGTACCCGCAGCCGCGCGAACTGCCCGATTTCAACCTGGCCCAGTCCGATGGCACCCGCCTGATCCCGGGCGAACTGAAGGGCCACTGGACCCTGGTATTCCTGGGCTTCACCTTCTGTCCCGACGTCTGCCCGACCACCCTGGCCGAGCTGGCCGGCGCGCAGAACCAGTGGGAGGCCCTGCCCGATGGCCTGCGCCCGCGCGTGCTGTTCATCTCGGTCGACCCGGACCGCGACAGTGCCACCCGCCTGGGCGAGTACGTGCACGGCTTCCACAAGGACACCCTGGCCGCCACCGCCGATATCCCCTCGCTGGAGCGCTTCGCCACCTCGCTGGGCTTCGTGTTCCAGAAAGTGCCCGGCAAGCATTTCGACGAGAATCCCGAGGATTACACCGTCGAGCATTCGGCCAGCCTGGCCGTGCTCGACCCGCAGGGCCGTCTTGCCGGCCTGGTGCGCCCCCCGTTCAACGCGCCGGCCATTGCCCGCGACCTGCAGAAGCTGACCGAGAAAACCGCCCCATGAGCCTCACCACCGCCCTGACGTACGCCCTGCCCCATCGCCTGCTGTCCTCGATGGCGCGTTCGCTGGCGTACTCGGACGATCCGCGCGTGTCGCGCTGGCTGATCGACACGGTCACCCGCAAGTTCAACGTCAACCTGGATGAAGCGGCCAACCCGGACCCGCGCAGCTACGCGACCTTCAACCAGTTCTTCACCCGTGCACTGAAGCCGGGCGCGCGCGTGGCCGATGCCGATCCACGCAGCCTGGTGATGCCGGCCGACGGCCGCATCAGCCAGCTCGGCAGGATCGAGGCCGGCCGCATCTTCCAGGCCAAGGGCCAGTCGTTCACCGCCGCCGAACTGCTGGGCAGTGACGAGGACGCCAAGCCGTACAACGACGGCCTGTACGCCACCGTGTACCTGTCGCCGCGCGACTACCACCGCGTGCACATGCCGTGGACCGGCACCCTGCGCGAGACCGTGCACGTGCCGGGCCGCCTGTTCAGCGTCGGCCCGGCCGCAGTGAACGGCGTGCCGCGCCTGTTCGCCCGCAACGAGCGCCTGGTCTGCCATTTCGATACCAGCTTCGGCCCGATGGTCAGCGTGATGGTCGGTGCGCTGCTGGTGTCCGGCGTGGAAACCGTTTGGAGCGG
Coding sequences:
- the aroC gene encoding chorismate synthase produces the protein MSSNSFGKLFTVTTFGESHGPAIGCVIDGCPPGLALDAAEFAHDLQRRATGKSRHTSARREADEVEILSGVYEGLTTGTPIALLIRNTDQRSKDYANIGQQFRPGHADYSYWHKYGIRDPRGGGRSSARETTMRVAAGVVAKKWLAERFGVTVRGYLSQLGDITPAGFDWSAVEGNPFFWPHAAQVPELEAYMDALRKSGDSVGARVDVVADNVPPGWGEPIYGKLDGELAAALMSINAVKGVEIGDGFASAAQKGTEHRDLLTPQGFASNHAGGILGGISTGQPVVASIALKPTSSLRLPGPSLDTAGNVVEVVTTGRHDPCVGIRATPIAEAMVAMVLMDQALRHRAQCGDVGTITPRIPGQIDG
- the prmB gene encoding 50S ribosomal protein L3 N(5)-glutamine methyltransferase; the encoded protein is MTAETAAELHTIIDLIRYGTSRFNEAGLTFGHSYDNALDEATQLVLHSLHLPHDLGPAYGQARLLQAEKLRVLELFQRRIDERIPAAYLTGEAWFAGLSFKSDKRALVPRSPIAELIECGFEPWLAGRDVYRALDLCTGSGCIAIAMGHYYPNWQVDGVDLSDDALSLAEENRERLQAYNVNLIKSDLFNGLSGRHYDLIVTNPPYVTNDETDALPKEYSYEPEMGLRAGDDGLDLVLKILRDAPLHLSEDGLLICEVGESEQHLVKLLPEVDFAWIEFKVGQMGIFAVECRELIAHSARITELAAQRP
- a CDS encoding SCO family protein translates to MFNRNAGIILLIALAAGLGLLAAQQVFAPKPPANAPATEAITLYPQPRELPDFNLAQSDGTRLIPGELKGHWTLVFLGFTFCPDVCPTTLAELAGAQNQWEALPDGLRPRVLFISVDPDRDSATRLGEYVHGFHKDTLAATADIPSLERFATSLGFVFQKVPGKHFDENPEDYTVEHSASLAVLDPQGRLAGLVRPPFNAPAIARDLQKLTEKTAP
- the asd gene encoding archaetidylserine decarboxylase (Phosphatidylserine decarboxylase is synthesized as a single chain precursor. Generation of the pyruvoyl active site from a Ser is coupled to cleavage of a Gly-Ser bond between the larger (beta) and smaller (alpha chains). It is an integral membrane protein.) translates to MSLTTALTYALPHRLLSSMARSLAYSDDPRVSRWLIDTVTRKFNVNLDEAANPDPRSYATFNQFFTRALKPGARVADADPRSLVMPADGRISQLGRIEAGRIFQAKGQSFTAAELLGSDEDAKPYNDGLYATVYLSPRDYHRVHMPWTGTLRETVHVPGRLFSVGPAAVNGVPRLFARNERLVCHFDTSFGPMVSVMVGALLVSGVETVWSGEEIPHYGDRITRKDYRGQGIRLERFTEMARFNYGSTVIVLLPPGVAEFAPQLGAESPVQLGQALAKLR